The DNA segment TCTCAAATATTTTCCATCCTAAACAACTATTACTGTACCAAGCAGACGAGCCAGGAACATTTGTGTGCCTTTGTTTGGAGGCTTCAGATTTATGCTGCAGTAGCGTCGTTCCGCATACCGTTACTAGGAAACGGTAGAACCAATCAGAGTCGTGTTTATTTAGCCTTAGTGGAAAATACTCCAATGACATATTCGGTTGTTGGCCGGTTACACGATTTCAAACGATTTAGTCAGCTTTAAGCCAACGAAGTGTTAAACAGCGAACCGGAGCAAAGAAATTtgctttatcatttttaattcaacGAATTTAAAGCCGATCTACTTTTCATTTTACCCGTAAGGTTAAATCGTGTTTTCAAAACGCAACAGTCAGTCTGAAAAACACCAAGATCAACATCGCAGGTTTGTGACAtttgctttcaaaataatgCCCGTTCTTTACAATATACATACAGTATGTGTTAAGTTTGACTCCCGTCAGGATTCGATTTAAAGTTTGTAGTTTTTTCTTAGTTTGGAACATCATAGCCACTTTGACCGTAACTCTTTGATCCGTTGTGGGTTTCTTCTATTGCAAAGTATGGGTGTGTATGTTAAATACAGTACTCatgtaattcataattttttaaaaatagagcgTGAGATCGGAGACTTTGACAGTGTCTAAAACTGAAAATCATCTTTTGATCGATTCTTacttgtatatacttgtatgttaTATTCTTTCAGCAcctattttcctttttagatGTCTTCAGATGAAGAGGCCAGTGTCCCAGTGTTGCCCGCAGACTCAACATATCCCAGCAACTCTCCTTCCGTTGATCTTCAGGTGaatgatctataaaaaaaaaaaaatctaaaatactaCTACATTGCATATTCAACatgtaaaaatgaatggatccaataataaaattaaactgGTCCCCTGTTCTGTGGTCAAAAAGGAAGAATATGAGGACCTCCTCCAAAATGCTGGGGGTTCTTCAAGATTTGATCCTGCCTCTGCTTCCCGCTTGAGGAGGTTAGGGGCATCTTCTGACGATCAGAGTTCTCAAAGAGATTCACAACCAGCAGGTATTTCAGGCTTAGTTTCACCAAACATAGTACTCATTTCACTAATCAACTGCTGCATCTTCTGACTTATAACAGATCCTGGCGAACCCTCTTCATACTTAAGAAGCCGTCATGGTAATTAAGTCTTAAGTCCAGAAATGTCTGGCGCTTCTAGAAGGATCATGATACTTTTATCTATTTTGCAAAGCCTATCtatttaaatgtttctttttttggggggtggggtaTTGCCAGAGAAGAACAAACGCTCTTCTAGGAGAGGTTTGGATAGCTCAGACAGGTTACAGGATGGATCTGATAGGGGCCATCAAAGCATGCAAGACTTCACTGAGTGCACCGAAACGGATCTTTTCATCTCAGAGGACCACATTAGCAAGTTGGAGAACATTGTGGATACATGGACCCAAAAATTAAAGGtcggacatattttttttcctgacactGTTTTTGTCTACTGGTAGTGGTGTGGGGGTGTGTAGTACAAAGTTCAGCACTTTTTACTTGGGGTCTGCATCAGTCTTTTTCAAAGGTATTTCCCCCCaaattaatttgaatgagtGATTTTGTTCCAGACATTGTTTGCCATTACAAAAACGTTGACTGCATTACAGGCAATGTTCACAACTTTTAACTTAAGAGGAGCTGCACTGCACAAATTAATCGTATTGTGGACGACTTTGAGATGGATATTTGAAAATTCACTAATATATTCTATTGCATTTGCATTCTGAGCCCACAGCTTAATTTCTAACTAATATAATATTAATCTATCAAACAAGAGTTGGAGAATGCTAAGAAGTTTTCACCATTTTCAATGACAATATGTGCTCTTGTCGCCCTCTCTTTATGTCCATCAGACCAATGTTCTAAGGGAGTTGAGGAAATGGAGGGTAGCCTTTATAGAGCAACACAGGCAGGCAATACAGAAGGAAAGGGAGTTTCATATAGCCCGGTATGAGGCCTTGAAGGCAGAGGCTGACAACCTGCACCAGCTGCTCCGGTTAGCTGAGGAATCCAACAAGAGAAAGGATGAGGTGACAAAACAGAACATTGAGTTGAAGTTTAGCTTCACCACAGTGCCATTTTCTGCTGAGCTGCATAttccttattcattcattcatttaccaaAGATGAACAACACATATCTCACAATTTTTCTATGACTCCTTTTTCAGATGATTAGTAACCTTAATATGGCGATGGACAAACAAAGACAGAAACTTGAAAAAATGAGGGTCTTCACCCACTGGAGAATTCAGTACATTGAGGCTAAAGAGGAGGTAAATGCttcatttcatgatttcactttgttttttttccacaagatgTTTGAATTATTTAAGCTAATAGCTCCCGCTTAATAAACTAGGCTATAGATATCCATCAGGAATTATTGTGCTCATCTTTCTTTGCACTTGTGATTTCATTTTCAGGCCCAAGCCAACCGGGTAGCACAGCACCACTACGATTTCCGTTTGAAAAGGAAGGTGTGGTCAGCATGGCATTCCCTCATTCAGAAAGCGTGGAAGAACAAGGTAGAACAGGCATGCCAAGCAAAAGCCGAGGAAGTGTGCACCCAACTGCTTGAGAATTATGAGACACAGTTAGAGACGGCaagtatataattttttttaagttcagaggagtgcttcatttttttcaatctcttttctctctaaaaTACACGGAGTCTTCTCTTCTTGACCATGTTTACGTGCCAAAATGTATTCGAGTTGCCGCCGAGTGTATATCCAGGTAATGTAtaattttcttcattcattttttttctcagatcaATACAGAAAAAAGTGGCGCTCTTGAGAAGGCACAGGCAGAGGTCAAGAGGCTGCTAAATGAACGAGAACGTCGAGAAGTGTGCTGGAGAAAAGGCTTCATGAGGGGAGTGTGCGCTCTCAACTTGGAAACTCTCCACTTGTTTAATGCCGCCGAAGATGTCCAAGATTCTAATGGCATTGGTATGCAGTGACTGGCAGTCTCAGTGAAATAACATTCAGTTTTCTCCTACAAAACTCGCAAACTACTTTCAACTACTATTGTCTTGATATTTTGGTGTATACGTAGTAGCAAATTTCATGGAATATCTGATGGCTCAGCAGGCTTATTAATAAGCACAAGGCGAATCCCTGCTTTTTTGGAGCAATGAGCTACTTTACGCACACtgactataaaaaataaagtttttccaaatcattatgcgtttgtcattttcaaaaatttctaaaaaaataagatgttgGAGATAACCAATACAAagattgattttacaaaataagtaGTTGTCTGAAGTACAACAAATAAGTGAACTAAAATCtaaatttctttttctttaaatttctctcgtcaaaaaatataaaataagaaCGATGTATTCTGCAGCTGCTGAATGTACATTGATAAAATGCGtttacatttgatttttgcATTGCATCATTGTCCTTTATCTGTTTTGACAGACATCAACTCATTGCCTGATGATGCTCCTGATGCTGGTGGAATGCCCCCACCCGGGCTAAATCAAATCCAAGGTCCAGGCCAGTTTGACCACCCAGGCTCTGCTTCACACCATGAAAATGGTGAGAGGGTAAGGCCAGATGTTTTGAAACGATCTGAATAAAGCTCCATTTTAGATTTAATCAttctttcagtgtcattgacaatgatagatgtccaaataTGTGGCCCTCTCAACCTTCTGGTGTGAATTTAAAGGTATCATCAGTAGACATGCAATgtatttgaaatgggagggttggcagcagaATACCATtcgttcattcgctgccatttCTGCCAGTTTAAACAGATTGTGTGAAGTGATTTCCAATCCAAGACGTAATTTCTTTCTTATTTGACTTGATTGAAGCAAGTTTGAAATGTATTGAATGTAGGAAATGTAATGATTTTTGCTTACTACTATGTATAAAGTTATGTTTACCACCAAATTCCACccttgctatttttttgcattccttTTCTTCAGCTGGGTTTTGGTGCAACTGGACAACCTCCTGGTGGGCACCAAGGAACCAGTTATCCTGGGCCCGGGTACCCCGGGGTTGGGCACCCTGGGGCCGGGCAGCCCGGTCTAGGACAGCCCGGGCTCGGGCACCCCGGGGCTGGTTTCACCGGGGCTGGTTACCCTGGGGCTGGTTACCCTGGGGCTGGTTACCCTGGGGCTGGTTACCCTGGGGCTGGTTATCCCGGGCTCGGTTATCCCGGGCTCGGGTACCCCGGGGCCGGGCAACCTGGGCTCGGTCAACCCGGGGCTGGGCAACCTGGGCTTGGTCAACCCGGTGCTGGGCAACCTGGGCTCGGTCACCCCGGGGGGGCTGGGCACGCCGGAGCTAGCCACACTGGCACCAGACACCCTGGAACCGGGTACCCTGAAGCCGGCGGGCAGACTCCGACTACACACAGTTTATACCTATACGGGGCCGACCCTGGAGTCAACCAACAAGTAAACAACCGAGAAGTGTTCTAAGTCatattttaaaagcaatttCTAAACATAATTGTTATACCTAAGGATTTAACCAATGCTACTTAAAGAATTGCTTACTGCAGCTGTACTCCTTCTAAAATCTAAATCATTTTTAGCAGTCCACTGCGGTGATTACCgtccaaaaaaaaccaaagcATGCTGGTAAGGATACAGGCAGTAACCAGGAGCAGATGAGTGTGAGCCCACCTACGAGCTCCCCCAGTGAAGAGTACCAGCTTCCTGCGAC comes from the Stigmatopora nigra isolate UIUO_SnigA chromosome 22, RoL_Snig_1.1, whole genome shotgun sequence genome and includes:
- the LOC144215829 gene encoding uncharacterized protein LOC144215829 isoform X1; this encodes MSSDEEASVPVLPADSTYPSNSPSVDLQEEYEDLLQNAGGSSRFDPASASRLRRLGASSDDQSSQRDSQPADPGEPSSYLRSRHEKNKRSSRRGLDSSDRLQDGSDRGHQSMQDFTECTETDLFISEDHISKLENIVDTWTQKLKTNVLRELRKWRVAFIEQHRQAIQKEREFHIARYEALKAEADNLHQLLRLAEESNKRKDEMISNLNMAMDKQRQKLEKMRVFTHWRIQYIEAKEEAQANRVAQHHYDFRLKRKVWSAWHSLIQKAWKNKVEQACQAKAEEVCTQLLENYETQLETINTEKSGALEKAQAEVKRLLNERERREVCWRKGFMRGVCALNLETLHLFNAAEDVQDSNGIDINSLPDDAPDAGGMPPPGLNQIQGPGQFDHPGSASHHENGERLGFGATGQPPGGHQGTSYPGPGYPGVGHPGAGQPGLGQPGLGHPGAGFTGAGYPGAGYPGAGYPGAGYPGAGYPGLGYPGLGYPGAGQPGLGQPGAGQPGLGQPGAGQPGLGHPGGAGHAGASHTGTRHPGTGYPEAGGQTPTTHSLYLYGADPGVNQQQSTAVITVQKKPKHAGKDTGSNQEQMSVSPPTSSPSEEYQLPATQQTHGRASTSKVHHSSQQAHHASGGRSSSRKHTSTYPQQPWDEPGCSTFDQRPICSPIASTHPESSSHHDDRKLGVWYTSEVYPAATVGHSSFPQGGGSTFHKQTSGRVVTAGQQKAAKTVKARITAQSFVGKDIRTHQQSMGMAAPTTTIVIQRHQPIREHTLGHASVKGPRHSQQGPRTATVVKPSSKPNTHTSIKVVD
- the LOC144215829 gene encoding uncharacterized protein LOC144215829 isoform X2 yields the protein MSSDEEASVPVLPADSTYPSNSPSVDLQEEYEDLLQNAGGSSRFDPASASRLRRLGASSDDQSSQRDSQPADPGEPSSYLRSRHEKNKRSSRRGLDSSDRLQDGSDRGHQSMQDFTECTETDLFISEDHISKLENIVDTWTQKLKTNVLRELRKWRVAFIEQHRQAIQKEREFHIARYEALKAEADNLHQLLRLAEESNKRKDEMISNLNMAMDKQRQKLEKMRVFTHWRIQYIEAKEEAQANRVAQHHYDFRLKRKVWSAWHSLIQKAWKNKVEQACQAKAEEVCTQLLENYETQLETINTEKSGALEKAQAEVKRLLNERERREVCWRKGFMRGVCALNLETLHLFNAAEDVQDSNGIDINSLPDDAPDAGGMPPPGLNQIQGPGQFDHPGSASHHENGERLGFGATGQPPGGHQGTSYPGPGYPGVGHPGAGQPGLGQPGLGHPGAGFTGAGYPGAGYPGAGYPGAGYPGAGYPGLGYPGLGYPGAGQPGLGQPGAGQPGLGQPGAGQPGLGHPGGAGHAGASHTGTRHPGTGYPEAGGQTPTTHSLYLYGADPGVNQQSTAVITVQKKPKHAGKDTGSNQEQMSVSPPTSSPSEEYQLPATQQTHGRASTSKVHHSSQQAHHASGGRSSSRKHTSTYPQQPWDEPGCSTFDQRPICSPIASTHPESSSHHDDRKLGVWYTSEVYPAATVGHSSFPQGGGSTFHKQTSGRVVTAGQQKAAKTVKARITAQSFVGKDIRTHQQSMGMAAPTTTIVIQRHQPIREHTLGHASVKGPRHSQQGPRTATVVKPSSKPNTHTSIKVVD